Proteins co-encoded in one Spirosoma endbachense genomic window:
- a CDS encoding M16 family metallopeptidase gives MKKITVYLSAVLALTLVNSAHSQTKLVEKVTRQGKELIIPYEKYVLPNGLTLVVHEDHSDPVVHVDVTYHVGSAREEIGKSGFAHFFEHMMFQGSDHVADDEHFKIVTESGGTLNGSTNRDRTNYYETLPSNQLERALWLEADRMGFLLDAVTQKKFEIQRATVKNERGQNYDNRPYGLASENVAKNLFPYGHPYSWLTIGYIEDLNRVNVNDLKNFFLRWYGPNNAVLTVGGDVTAKQVVTLAEKYFGSIPRGPEVTKTQVPTPVLDKDRYVSYEDNIRFPMLQVVFPTVPNYHPDEAPLDALAEILGGGKNSLFYKNFVKAQLAVQANASHPATELAGQFTMTVLPFPDKRLDSTESLVRRTLSEFEKRGVTDDDIAQFTATREAQLIDGLSSVSGKVSQLAAFQTYLGNPNYLPQELKRYKSVTKADVMRVYNQYIKGKNAVILTVYPKGKPEIVAKPDNYTVSTANYKAPDYGYNGLTYTKPNDSFDRKTKPGPGPNPTLKVPPFWTDKLPNGLKMIGTRNDEIPEVTLLFSIKGGHLLSANDPAKAGIAQLTAALMNEATQNFSNEQLNTKLEKLGSSVDIRAGTEEINVSVESLTKNLDSTLALVEEKLLRPKFAPDDFERLKKQQLELIANQGTQPVVIANKAYNKLIYGTDNIRSIPVSGTAKTVEAITLDDVKAFYTNYFSPSVTNLVIVGDVEQAAVLPKLAFLNKWTAKPVKIPTASVARKIDKTRIYLIDKEKAAQSEIRIGYLTDMPYDATGDYYRSGLTNYMLGGAFNSRINMNLREDKGYTYGARSGFSSTHTPGPFTAQAGVKAAATDSSVVEFIKEITNYGKAGITDQELAFVKSSLGQVDALRYETSLQKAFFLGRVIDYDLPRNFTEQQNDILRNITKAQIDAIAKKRLPVNNMVITVVGNKELVKPGLERLGYELIELDKEGNPVATAAVVAPPARAGSSKP, from the coding sequence ATGAAGAAGATCACCGTTTACCTGTCGGCTGTGTTGGCCCTGACCCTGGTAAACTCTGCGCATTCGCAAACTAAATTAGTTGAGAAAGTAACCCGGCAGGGCAAAGAACTCATCATACCCTACGAAAAATACGTACTCCCGAATGGCCTGACGCTCGTGGTTCACGAAGATCACTCCGACCCGGTTGTTCACGTCGATGTCACGTACCACGTTGGTTCTGCCCGCGAAGAAATCGGCAAATCTGGCTTTGCTCACTTTTTTGAGCACATGATGTTCCAGGGCTCCGATCACGTTGCCGATGATGAACATTTCAAAATCGTTACAGAATCGGGTGGAACGCTCAACGGTTCTACCAACCGCGACCGGACCAACTACTACGAAACCCTGCCGAGTAACCAGCTTGAGCGTGCACTCTGGCTCGAAGCCGACCGGATGGGCTTTTTGCTGGATGCTGTAACCCAGAAAAAATTCGAAATTCAACGCGCAACCGTCAAGAACGAGCGTGGTCAGAATTACGATAACCGTCCCTACGGTCTGGCGAGCGAAAACGTAGCCAAAAACCTGTTTCCTTATGGCCACCCCTATTCATGGCTGACGATCGGCTACATCGAAGACCTGAACCGGGTGAATGTCAATGACCTGAAAAACTTCTTTCTGCGGTGGTATGGCCCGAATAATGCCGTGCTGACCGTCGGTGGAGACGTAACTGCCAAACAGGTTGTAACACTGGCCGAAAAGTATTTTGGTTCTATTCCACGCGGCCCGGAAGTGACTAAAACGCAGGTGCCCACTCCCGTTCTCGACAAAGACCGGTATGTGTCCTATGAAGACAACATTCGGTTCCCAATGCTTCAGGTTGTGTTTCCAACGGTGCCAAACTACCATCCCGACGAAGCCCCACTCGATGCACTGGCCGAAATTCTGGGGGGCGGAAAAAACTCGCTGTTTTACAAAAACTTCGTGAAAGCCCAGCTAGCCGTTCAGGCCAACGCATCGCATCCGGCAACGGAGCTGGCCGGTCAGTTTACCATGACGGTATTGCCGTTTCCTGACAAACGGCTGGACAGCACCGAATCCCTGGTTCGCCGGACGCTGAGCGAGTTTGAAAAACGGGGAGTTACAGATGATGATATTGCCCAATTTACGGCAACCCGCGAGGCTCAACTTATCGATGGGTTGTCGAGTGTGTCCGGAAAAGTATCGCAACTGGCTGCATTCCAGACCTATTTGGGTAATCCAAACTATCTGCCACAGGAACTGAAACGCTACAAGTCCGTTACAAAGGCGGATGTGATGCGGGTTTATAACCAGTATATTAAAGGGAAAAACGCCGTTATATTGACCGTTTATCCGAAAGGGAAACCCGAAATCGTAGCAAAGCCAGACAATTATACGGTCTCGACAGCCAATTACAAAGCACCTGATTATGGCTATAATGGCCTGACGTATACGAAGCCCAACGATAGCTTCGACCGGAAAACCAAACCAGGCCCAGGGCCGAATCCGACCCTGAAAGTACCTCCATTCTGGACCGATAAGCTGCCCAATGGTTTAAAAATGATCGGTACCCGGAATGATGAAATTCCAGAGGTAACACTGCTGTTTTCGATTAAAGGCGGTCATCTCTTATCAGCGAATGATCCGGCCAAAGCGGGTATCGCCCAGTTGACCGCTGCGCTGATGAATGAAGCGACGCAGAATTTCTCCAACGAACAGCTCAATACAAAACTGGAGAAATTAGGCAGTAGCGTCGACATTCGGGCCGGTACCGAAGAAATTAACGTTTCGGTTGAATCGCTGACCAAAAACCTTGATTCGACACTGGCATTGGTTGAAGAAAAGCTCTTACGACCCAAGTTTGCGCCCGACGATTTCGAACGGCTTAAGAAACAACAACTGGAACTGATTGCCAATCAGGGAACTCAGCCAGTGGTCATTGCCAACAAAGCGTATAACAAACTCATTTACGGTACCGACAACATTCGGTCGATTCCCGTGAGTGGCACGGCGAAAACCGTTGAAGCCATCACGCTCGATGATGTGAAGGCGTTTTATACCAACTATTTTTCACCCTCAGTGACGAATCTGGTCATTGTGGGCGATGTTGAACAGGCTGCGGTGCTTCCCAAGCTGGCTTTCCTCAACAAATGGACAGCAAAACCCGTAAAAATTCCAACGGCATCCGTTGCCCGGAAAATCGACAAGACCCGCATTTACCTGATCGACAAGGAGAAAGCCGCTCAATCTGAAATTCGGATCGGTTATCTGACCGATATGCCCTACGACGCAACGGGCGATTATTACCGGAGTGGCTTGACCAATTACATGCTTGGCGGTGCGTTTAACAGCCGGATCAATATGAATCTGCGCGAAGACAAGGGCTACACTTATGGAGCGCGTTCAGGCTTTTCGAGTACGCACACACCAGGTCCGTTTACGGCGCAGGCGGGTGTAAAAGCAGCTGCAACGGATAGCTCGGTCGTTGAGTTTATCAAAGAAATCACCAATTATGGCAAGGCTGGCATTACCGATCAGGAACTGGCATTTGTGAAAAGCTCACTTGGTCAGGTCGATGCACTTCGGTACGAAACATCGCTTCAGAAAGCATTTTTCCTGGGCCGGGTAATTGATTATGATCTGCCCCGTAATTTCACGGAACAACAGAACGACATCCTCCGCAACATAACCAAAGCCCAGATCGATGCCATTGCTAAAAAGCGTTTGCCGGTCAATAACATGGTTATTACGGTAGTAGGCAACAAAGAATTGGTAAAACCCGGTCTCGAACGATTGGGCTACGAACTGATCGAGTTAGACAAAGAAGGGAATCCAGTGGCTACAGCAGCAGTAGTAGCGCCACCCGCCCGCGCCGGATCATCTAAACCGTAA
- the fucP gene encoding L-fucose:H+ symporter permease, with protein sequence MQATTAPGKSTPATFTDSKYLITLVFVTSLFMFWGVAITMGDVLNKHFQHVLNLTKTQSAFVQFAIFGAYFVMGIPAGLFMKRFGYKNGVLLGLSLFATGAFLFVPAAAAASFTYFGIALFILGCGLSTLETVAHPFVASLGDQRTSDQRINFAQAFNALGAIIGPAIGSYFLLRNNTEGSTDLTSVKTLYIVIGSVIATIAILFSFVKVPALTDPHAVVDPEAANVDVEPGKTLFQHKHFVWAVIAQFFNVAAQGGTWAFFINYGHEKMGFSDATAGNYMVLFMGLMLAGRFVGTFLMRVIAPHSLLAIFAAGNIVMCLIIAQSFGWPSFIALLMLNFFFSIMFPTIFSLGLKNLGSHTQQASSFISMGVVGGAVFPFLMGMAAEKDVANAYYLPIICYAVIFLFGAKFYKVK encoded by the coding sequence ATGCAGGCAACAACCGCACCTGGCAAATCGACGCCAGCCACTTTTACCGACAGTAAATACCTGATCACCCTTGTTTTTGTCACGTCACTTTTCATGTTTTGGGGCGTTGCCATCACGATGGGCGATGTGCTGAACAAGCATTTTCAGCATGTTTTGAACCTCACCAAGACCCAATCTGCCTTTGTTCAGTTTGCAATTTTTGGCGCTTACTTTGTGATGGGTATCCCGGCTGGTTTGTTTATGAAGCGGTTTGGGTATAAAAACGGGGTGTTACTGGGGCTTTCACTTTTTGCAACGGGTGCCTTTCTGTTTGTTCCAGCGGCTGCCGCTGCTTCCTTTACTTATTTTGGTATTGCTCTTTTCATTTTGGGCTGCGGGCTTTCAACGCTTGAAACCGTTGCCCACCCATTTGTTGCTTCACTTGGCGATCAGCGTACCAGTGATCAACGCATCAATTTTGCCCAGGCATTCAATGCATTAGGTGCCATTATCGGACCAGCGATCGGTTCTTATTTTCTGTTACGCAATAATACTGAGGGCAGCACCGATCTGACGTCGGTTAAGACATTGTACATCGTGATTGGCAGTGTGATCGCTACCATCGCCATCCTGTTTTCATTCGTTAAAGTGCCCGCTTTAACGGACCCACACGCCGTAGTCGATCCTGAAGCGGCAAACGTCGATGTGGAGCCGGGAAAAACGCTGTTTCAGCATAAGCACTTTGTCTGGGCAGTTATCGCTCAGTTTTTCAATGTGGCCGCACAGGGAGGTACCTGGGCATTTTTTATTAATTACGGTCACGAAAAAATGGGGTTTTCAGACGCTACAGCGGGCAATTACATGGTGCTATTTATGGGGCTGATGCTGGCTGGCCGTTTTGTAGGTACATTCCTGATGCGTGTTATTGCCCCCCATTCGTTACTGGCCATTTTTGCGGCTGGTAACATTGTCATGTGTCTCATCATTGCGCAAAGTTTCGGATGGCCTTCATTTATTGCCTTACTGATGCTCAATTTCTTCTTCAGTATCATGTTCCCGACCATTTTTAGCCTGGGTTTAAAAAACCTTGGCTCCCATACCCAGCAAGCTTCTTCCTTTATTTCGATGGGCGTGGTTGGTGGTGCTGTTTTCCCCTTTTTGATGGGTATGGCTGCCGAAAAAGATGTGGCCAATGCATATTACTTACCAATCATTTGTTACGCTGTTATTTTTCTGTTCGGCGCTAAGTTTTATAAGGTGAAATAA
- a CDS encoding GyrI-like domain-containing protein has product MATQTGKPFNIIGISVKTTNENGKAGNDIPVLWDKFMSEGILSQIPNKIDDTIYCVYTDYEKDYTRPYTTILACAVSTLEAIPDGMIGRTIGDGKYMEFTTTGNLQKGIVFDAWTKIWRSSIPRAYTADFEVYGVKAQNPDDAEVAIFIAID; this is encoded by the coding sequence ATGGCCACGCAGACTGGAAAACCATTCAACATTATTGGCATCTCGGTAAAAACAACAAACGAAAATGGTAAAGCAGGAAATGATATTCCTGTACTCTGGGATAAATTCATGTCGGAAGGGATTTTGTCACAGATTCCCAACAAAATTGATGATACAATTTACTGTGTTTATACCGACTACGAAAAAGATTACACCAGGCCCTATACAACAATTCTGGCCTGTGCAGTAAGCACGCTGGAAGCTATTCCAGACGGAATGATCGGACGAACGATTGGCGATGGAAAATATATGGAATTTACTACAACAGGGAATTTACAAAAGGGAATAGTATTCGATGCATGGACAAAAATCTGGCGTTCATCTATTCCCAGAGCCTATACTGCCGACTTTGAAGTGTATGGTGTAAAAGCGCAAAATCCCGACGATGCTGAAGTGGCTATTTTTATAGCAATTGATTAG
- a CDS encoding DUF1801 domain-containing protein has protein sequence MKEIDNFYLQKEESIKSCLLAIRDIICSQDIDLTSAWKYGMPFFCYKGKMVCYLWVHKKRQLPYLGLVEGKRLDHPDLLLEKRSRMKIMLFNPNEDLPRQAIETILGQTIDLYKSGEIPLRK, from the coding sequence ATGAAAGAAATAGACAATTTTTACCTGCAAAAAGAAGAATCAATAAAAAGCTGTTTACTAGCAATACGAGACATTATTTGTTCGCAGGATATAGACCTGACAAGTGCCTGGAAATATGGCATGCCTTTTTTTTGTTACAAAGGAAAAATGGTTTGTTATCTCTGGGTTCATAAAAAACGTCAATTGCCTTACCTTGGACTTGTCGAAGGAAAACGACTTGACCATCCTGACTTACTACTTGAAAAGCGTTCAAGAATGAAAATAATGCTGTTTAACCCGAATGAAGACCTCCCTCGACAAGCCATTGAAACTATTTTAGGGCAGACCATTGATCTCTATAAATCAGGCGAAATACCCCTCAGGAAGTAA